A window of bacterium genomic DNA:
CGAAATTAAAAATCTCCATGCCTCGGTAGAAGGCAATGAAATTCTCAACGGAATAAATCTGAAAGTTAATGCAGGTGAAGTACATGCGATCATGGGACCCAACGGCTCCGGTAAAAGCACGCTCGCCCAGATTTTGGCCGGGCGCGAAGATTATGATATTACTGCCGGTGAAGTCATTTACGAAGGAAAGAATTTATTGGAAATGGCTCCGGAAGATCGTGCGCGCGAAGGCGTTTTCCTTGCTTTTCAGTATCCTGTTGAAATTCCCGGCGTCAATAATATGTATTTTTTAAAAGCGGCCCTCAATGCCGTTCGTAAACACAAAGGCCAGGAAGAATTAGACGCGATGGATTTTATGACGCTGGTCAAAGAAAAATCCAAGCTGGTCGAAATCGATCAGGACTTGCTCAAACGACCGGTCAATGAAGGATTTTCCGGCGGCGAGAAAAAACGTAATGAAATTTTTCAAATGGCGTTATTGGATCCGAAGCTGGCGATATTGGACGAAACTGATTCTGGTTTGGATATTGACGCATTACGCATCGTCGCCAACGGCGTTAATCAACTTAAAAGCCATCGCAACGCGGTGATCGTCGTAACGCACTATCAGCGCCTGTTGAATTATATCGTGCCGGATTTTGTGCATGTGCTGATGGATGGACGTATCGTTAAATCAGGCAAGAAAGAACTCGCGTTGGAACTGGAAGAAAAAGGGTACGACTGGGTTCGTCCCGAAACCGCAACTGTATAATTCAGAATAAAAAATATTATCATGAAACAAGACGATAAAAAAAATTGGTACCGCAGCCGGTATGATGCCTTTGAGAAAAGTATGAACGGGCGTGTCGCAGCACCGTCCGTTGAAATTCACAAACTTGGCCTCGCTCATTTTAATGAATACGACTTCCCGACGACAAAACACGAAGATTGGAAATACACCAGCGTCGAGCCGATTCTTCAGCACCAATTCGAACCCGAGCTCGTTTATCCCAAAGGTAAATTGTCACAAAAATTATTTTCGTCTTTACCTCTTAATAGTCTTTCTGCTCATCGAATCGTTTTGGTCAACGGCCATTTTTCTTC
This region includes:
- the sufC gene encoding Fe-S cluster assembly ATPase SufC → MLEIKNLHASVEGNEILNGINLKVNAGEVHAIMGPNGSGKSTLAQILAGREDYDITAGEVIYEGKNLLEMAPEDRAREGVFLAFQYPVEIPGVNNMYFLKAALNAVRKHKGQEELDAMDFMTLVKEKSKLVEIDQDLLKRPVNEGFSGGEKKRNEIFQMALLDPKLAILDETDSGLDIDALRIVANGVNQLKSHRNAVIVVTHYQRLLNYIVPDFVHVLMDGRIVKSGKKELALELEEKGYDWVRPETATV